In Pocillopora verrucosa isolate sample1 chromosome 13, ASM3666991v2, whole genome shotgun sequence, one genomic interval encodes:
- the LOC136277566 gene encoding uncharacterized protein yields the protein MFLDEFSSFLEGLVSTTNALLVAGDFNFHIDEPNDCDARRFLQVLESFDLIQHVSEATHKNGHVLDLIITRAHEKLVGRCTVDNPFVSDHLAVHSLLDLAKLPLERKQISYRKIRDIDFSEFCGQLENTRLVRDAASFSLGELVYEYNTTLKSLLDRHAPLKTKTITLRPTALWYTEEIRSEKRKRRALERRWRSSKRESDYSRFKEQCLRVNALIKKTKVDYYSGIIRESSNNPRTLFNTVNKLLHKRVPAEYPSGCASDGDLANKFIDFFSEKITVLRNSLDSTSDIVVESDGIVHQCALSCFKSVTSSDVSELLSKMTIKSCPLDPVPASVLKQCTSGLLPVMTQIVNQSLCLAVFPDCFKLALLNPLLKKPTLDVEVFSNFRPISNLTFMSKLTEKVVASQLINHISSNGLDEILQSAYKQFHSTETALVQVFNDIILDVDRNKTVILLVESCVRDIDRWMSCNKLKLNRDKTELLVISSKYRPRPSLDSILVGDHRVERSDKARNIGVVFDETLSLDKHVSSVCKSALFHLRNIAKMRMYLTSESTKTLVHAYVTCRLDNCNSLLLGSPDYIIQKLQRVQNCTARLVAGQPRAAHIRPVLKELHWLPVERRITFKVLLLTFKALNNPAPPYLSQLIVPYNPTRNRRSAGKHLLEVPNVRLKSYGDRAFSVAAPKQWNDIPLDIKLSGSVDVFKSRLKTYLFRLAFI from the exons ATGTTTTTGGACGAGTTTAGTTCTTTTCTGGAGGGACTTGTTTCGACTACTAATGCCCTGTTAGTCGCTGGCgactttaattttcatattgacGAGCCTAATGATTGCGATGCTCGACGATTCTTACAAGTCCTGGAATCGTTCGATTTGATCCAGCACGTCTCTGAAGCGACTCATAAGAATGGTCACGTACTCGATTTGATTATAACGAGAGCTCATGAGAAATTAGTTGGCCGCTGTACTGTGGACAATCCTTTTGTCTCGGATCATCTTGCTGTACACAGTTTGTTGGACCTTGCTAAATTACCACTCGAGCGTAAACAAATCTCATATCGCAAGATTCGTGATATTGATTTTAGCGAGTTTTGTGGTCAGTTGGAGAACACCAGGCTAGTAAGGGATGCTGCTTCTTTTAGTCTCGGCGAACTTGTTTATGAGTATAACACTACATTAAAGTCGTTGTTAGACAGACACGCGCCTCTGAAGACTAAGACCATTACTCTTCGCCCAACCGCCCTATGGTACACTGAGGAAATACgatctgaaaagagaaaacgcAGAGCTCTCGAGCGGCGCTGGCGTTCTTCAAAACGAGAATCGGATTATTCTAGATTTAAGGAACAATGCCTTAGAGTGAACGCTTTGATCAAGAAAACGAAAGTTGACTATTACTCAGGCATCATACGGGAGAGTAGTAATAATCCCCGAACTCTTTTCAATACGGTAAATAAGCTCCTACATAAGCGCGTGCCAGCGGAGTATCCTTCAGGGTGTGCGTCTGATGGTGATCTTGCTAACAAGTTCATTGATTTCTTTAGTGAGAAGATTACAGTTCTGCGAAACTCACTTGACTCCACATCTGATATTGTTGTGGAGTCCGATGGCATTGTCCATCAGTGTGCCTTGTCATGTTTTAAGTCTGTAACATCGTCTGATGTCTCGGAATTACTAAGTAAGATGACCATCAAATCCTGTCCTCTTGATCCCGTCCCTGCTTCTGTTTTGAAGCAGTGCACTTCAGGTCTTTTGCCTGTTATGACTCAAATTGTAAATCAGTCTTTATGTCTAGCTGTTTTTCCAGACTGTTTTAAGCTTGCATTGTTGAATCCTCTTCTCAAAAAGCCCACACTTGATGTTGaagttttttcgaattttcgTCCTATATCAAATTTGACGTTCATGTCTAAACTCACTGAGAAGGTGGTGGCATCTCAGTTGATTAATCACATTTCTAGTAATGGACTTGATGAAATACTACAATCTGCATATAAACAATTTCATAGTACCGAAACAGCTTTAGTTCAAGTTTTTAATGATATTATCCTAGACGTTGACAGGAATAAGACTGTTATCTTACTT GTTGAATCTTGTGTTAGAGATATCGACCGTTGGATGTCTTGTAACAAACTTAAGTTGAATAGGGACAAGACGGAACTGCTCGTTATCAGTTCAAAATATCGGCCACGCCCATCTTTAGATAGTATCCTGGTTGGTGATCATCGTGTAGAGCGGTCTGACAAAGCTAGGAACATAGGAGTTGTTTTTGATGAGACCTTGTCACTGGATAAGCATGTGAGTTCTGTTTGTAAATCTGCTTTATTTCATCTTCGGAATATCGCTAAGATGAGAATGTATCTGACTTCTGAGAGCACAAAGACCCTTGTCCATGCTTACGTAACTTGTCGACTGGACAATTGTAACTCGTTGCTCCTCGGGTCACCGGACTATATTATTCAGAAGCTCCAGCGCGTTCAAAACTGCACCGCACGCCTTGTAGCTGGGCAACCTAGGGCTGCGCACATTCGCCCCGTCCTTAAGGAGCTACACTGGTTACCTGTGGAGCGGCGAATTACCTTTAAAGTATTACTGTTAACTTTTAAAGCTCTCAATAATCCGGCGCCTCCGTATTTAAGTCAACTTATAGTCCCATATAACCCTACAAGAAATCGTAGGTCTGCTGGCAAACATTTATTAGAAGTACCGAATGTGCGCCTGAAGAGCTATGGGGACAGGGCCTTTTCGGTCGCTGCCCCAAAGCAATGGAATGATATTCCCTTAGACATTAAATTAAGTGGATCAGttgatgtttttaaatctagattgaaaacttatcttttcagactcgctttcatttga
- the LOC136277565 gene encoding uncharacterized protein: protein MAVTFCCSSKVQRGFLLLGLVLTHLNVIHNAAKYPLHQYTTLIVPETLSTAIEGVICLRTPAGDNNFKPATSGGFCKRKGSWSSCRVLYYANSVATTQILLLSGDVELNPGWRGISTEGEDYLLNFASEINRGSNNFSIAQLNVRSLRNKMDEIKLLLKVCRFDILAITETFLDARISNKQLHVDNYKIVRRDRNTGQDGGGCLIYIASHICYSRLKSLEPPDVELIWIKIMHNSSALILGNCYRPPSDFQFYERFCDCLEKMWLRHRNVVLVGDFNSDYFRSYKGVTSYAGRRLQDILQQFSYSVMNDRSQPTRVTSETKTLIDLVITSKPEIIKGTIKTTELGISDHKLVLATIWSKIKRPPPKIVRARTFKRFDQATFVKDIESAPWSVCSVFNDPDDCYWAWSRIFKDICQVHAPYREVIIRSVSVPWITPQIRHLMNKRFKMLKMAQRLGDPDLWAEYSELRNRVTREVRLSKSRYYLELFNEVKDCKSYWRLVKNATNGKSITPILGIRNADGKVVTSDLDKANILNEHFSTIGEKLANELPNTNSTQSNVHVSTVAPCVMNINLSQEVIVSSMAKLRADKASGPDRVAPKLLKFAGDSIIPSLLSVFQISATCNSVPATWKAANI, encoded by the coding sequence ATGGCGGTCACGTTTTGCTGTAGCTCCAAGGTTCAAAGAGGTTTTCTACTTTTAGGCTTGGTTTTAACACATCTAAATGTCATCCATAATGCAGCTAAGTATCCTCTTCATCAGTACACTACCTTGATTGTACCAGAAACACTAAGTACTGCAATTGAGGGCGTTATTTGTCTTCGGACTCCTGCCGGCGACAACAACTTCAAGCCCGCGACTTCTGGCGGTTTTTGTAAACGCAAGGGTTCCTGGAGTTCATGCAGAGTTTTGTACTATGCAAACTCTGTGGCTACTACACAGATACTTTTACTTTCTGGTGATGTAGAGTTAAATCCGGGATGGCGAGGCATATCTACGGAAGGTGAAGATTATTTACTCAACTTTGCGAGTGAAATCAACCGTGGCTCAAATAATTTCAGTATAGCACAATTGAATGTTCGAAGCTTGAGGAATAAGATGGATGAAATCAAACTATTACTTAAAGTGTGTCGTTTCGACATTTTAGCAATTACCGAAACATTTTTAGACGCGAGAATATCGAACAAGCAACTACATGTGGATAACTATAAGATTGTTAGAAGGGACAGAAATACGGGACAGGATGGAGGTGGCTGCTTGATTTACATTGCGAGCCATATTTGTTATTCAAGGCTCAAATCCCTAGAGCCCCCTGATGTTGAATTAATCTGGATCAAAATTATGCATAATTCGTCTGCGTTGATATTAGGAAATTGTTATCGACCTCCTTCTGACTTCCAGTTCTACGAACGATTTTGTGATTGTCTGGAGAAAATGTGGCTTAGGCACAGGAATGTGGTGCTTGTCGGTGATTTTAACTCGGACTATTTTCGTAGCTACAAGGGTGTTACATCATACGCCGGTAGAAGATTACAAGATATCCTCCAGCAATTCAGCTATAGCGTAATGAACGATAGGAGCCAGCCAACAAGAGTtacaagtgagacaaaaacaCTGATTGACTTGGTTATTACCAGCAAGCCGGAGATTATCAAAGGAACTATTAAAACAACTGAGTTGGGAATCTCAGATCATAAGCTGGTTCTTGCTACAATATGGTCCAAAATAAAAAGGCCGCCTCCAAAGATAGTCAGGGCCCGCACCTTCAAAAGATTTGATCAAGCTACTTTTGTGAAGGATATCGAGAGTGCCCCGTGGTCAGTATGTTCAGTGTTTAACGATCCAGACGATTGCTATTGGGCGTGGTCACGCATATTCAAAGATATCTGTCAGGTGCATGCGCCTTACAGGGAAGTTATAATTAGGAGCGTCTCGGTACCTTGGATAACACCGCAAATACGGCACTTGATGAATAAACGTTTCAAAATGCTTAAAATGGCACAACGTCTGGGTGATCCAGACCTGTGGGCTGAGTATTCGGAGTTGCGGAATAGAGTGACACGGGAAGTGAGGCTTTCTAAGAGCAGATACTATTTGGAACTGTTCAATGAAGTGAAGGATTGTAAATCCTACTGGAGACTGGTAAAAAATGCGACAAACGGCAAATCGATTACCCCGATATTAGGGATCAGGAATGCGGATGGAAAAGTTGTCACCTCCGATCTGGACAAAGCGAACATACTTAATGAACATTTCTCAACTATAGGCGAAAAACTGGCCAACGAATTGCCGAATACCAACTCGACACAAAGTAACGTTCATGTATCTACCGTCGCGCCTTGTGTTATGAACATAAATTTATCGCAGGAGGTTATTGTTAGTTCGATGGCTAAGTTGAGAGCCGATAAAGCCTCTGGGCCCGACAGAGTTGCtccaaaacttttaaagtttgccGGTGACTCAATTATTCCATCTTTAttgtctgtttttcaaataagcGCCACCTGCAACAGTGTACCGGCTACTTGGAAGGCTGCAAACATCTAA